The Pseudomonas sp. FP198 genomic interval TGACCTGCCCCGCCACCGGCGCGCGGATCGCCCCGTTATCCACTTCAAACTGCAAGGCGCGGATCTGATCGGCATAACCGGCGGCCTCGGCCGAAACCTCGCTGAGTTGGGTTTCGGCATCGCGCCGGAATTCCTGCTGCGCCTGCAAGGCCTTGAGCCGGCTTTCGTTGATTGCCTGGCGCGTGCGGCCGACATCGCCAATGCCGGAAGCGATCTGCCCGGCCAGTTGCGCCGCGTTGCGCTCGGCCTCGAAGAGTTTGTTGCGCGGCACGTAGCCTTCCCGGGCCAGCTCGCGCAAACCTTCAAGCTCCTGTTGCTGAAAACGCATCTGCGCGTCGTAGTTGCGCTTGACCCCTTCATAGCCCTGCAACTGTTGCTGCAAGGCGCCGACTTCATGTTCGATGATCTGCAGGCGGCTGCCCAGTTCGGCGCGGCGCGTCAGGAACAGCTGTTTCTGCAGCGCCATGGCCGCCTTGACGCGCGGCTCCTCGGCGCGCTCCAGCAATTGCGCCGGCCACTGGATTTCATCGGCGCCCAGGCGCTCGGCCATCAAGCGCGCCTCGATGCTGCGGTCATTGAGCAGCTTGCCCAGGGTCACGTCCAACTGCGCTTGCGCCTGCACCGTGTTGAGCTGCACCAACAACTGGCCCTGGCTGACGCGGTCGCCGTCGCTGACCAGCAGCTTTTCCACGACCCCGCCCACCAGCGATTGCACAGCCTTGCGCTCGCCCGCCACCACCACGGTGCCGCTGCCAACCACACCCTGGTCGAGCGGCGCCAGGCACGCCCAAAGCAGGAAACCGCCCAAGGTCAGGGCCAGGAAGACCACGCCGTAGCGCGCCGCGCCGCCGGCATCGGTACTGGCGTTGGGTAGCGTGTTGCTGCTGAGCACGCTCAGGCCGTGGTCGCCGTGGGCTGGAGTCGCCGGTTTCAAATCACGCATCTTTACCCGCCTCCCGCACGGCCGTCGGCCTCGGGCCTGGCATCAGCGCCTTGAGCACCCGGTCGCGCGGGCCAAACGCCTGCTGGGTGCCGTCCTTCAGCACCAGGATGTGATCCACCACCGCCAGAACGTTGGGCCGGTGGGTGATCAACACCACGGTGCTGCCGGCGGCCTTGAGCACGCCGATAGCCTGCACCAGCGCGAGTTCGCCGGCTTCGTCGAGGTTGGAATTGGGCTCGTCGAGGACGATCAGCGAAGGGCTGCCAT includes:
- a CDS encoding HlyD family type I secretion periplasmic adaptor subunit; translation: MRDLKPATPAHGDHGLSVLSSNTLPNASTDAGGAARYGVVFLALTLGGFLLWACLAPLDQGVVGSGTVVVAGERKAVQSLVGGVVEKLLVSDGDRVSQGQLLVQLNTVQAQAQLDVTLGKLLNDRSIEARLMAERLGADEIQWPAQLLERAEEPRVKAAMALQKQLFLTRRAELGSRLQIIEHEVGALQQQLQGYEGVKRNYDAQMRFQQQELEGLRELAREGYVPRNKLFEAERNAAQLAGQIASGIGDVGRTRQAINESRLKALQAQQEFRRDAETQLSEVSAEAAGYADQIRALQFEVDNGAIRAPVAGQVMDVSIHTVGGVAQAGQTLMQVVPLDAPMAITARFDPLMANKLSPGLPVHVHFTALQRVDTPTVTGTITTVSADQLIDQQTHQPYFSAKVEIPADTVVSLQGAGLLVRPGMLADVTVVTGERTLMNYLMKPLRERLLAAFKEE